A genomic region of Dreissena polymorpha isolate Duluth1 chromosome 4, UMN_Dpol_1.0, whole genome shotgun sequence contains the following coding sequences:
- the LOC127878676 gene encoding germ cell nuclear acidic protein-like has translation MDANEQPYEADYDDDDSASVSVMYSSGDDDEGSAIVNVVHSSGDDDDVSASGNVVHSSYDDDDDDSSATGNVVHSSGYDDDDDDDSATGNVMHSSDDDDDGSDIVNLVHSSGDDDDDDDSAFGNVMHLSDDDDNDDGSATVNVVHLSDDDGRADDILVISDDENSLANDSRWARRLTVYRRRNPRTCRDRNVSGPVVFF, from the coding sequence ATGGATGCCAACGAACAGCCATACGAGGCTGACTACGACGACGATGACAGCGCTAGTGTTAGCGTCATGTATTCATCTGGCGATGACGACGAGGGCAGCGCTATTGTGAACGTCGTACATTCATCTGGTGACGACGACGATGTTAGCGCTTCTGGGAACGTCGTGCATTCATCttacgacgacgatgacgacgatagCAGCGCAACTGGGAACGTCGTGCATTCATCtggttacgacgacgacgacgatgatgatagcGCTACTGGGAACGTCATGCATTCAtctgacgatgacgacgatggcAGCGATATTGTGAACCTCGTGCATTCATCtggtgacgacgacgacgatgatgatagcGCTTTTGGGAACGTCATGCATTTATCTGACGACGACGATAACGACGATGGCAGCGCTACTGTGAACGTTGTGCATTTATCTGACGATGATGGCAGAGCTGATGACATACTCGTTATCAGTGATGATGAAAATAGTCTGGCGAATGATTCGCGATGGGCTAGACGATTAACTGTGTATCGAAGGAGAAATCCTCGTACATGTAGAGACAGAAACGTCTCTGGACCAGTGGTGTTTTTCTGA